Sequence from the Fictibacillus arsenicus genome:
GCGGATGATCAGAATTCCAGCGTGTGTGATTTTAATAACATTATTGACAGAACCCGCACCTTCTATCTCTTCCTTATATTGAAGATAAGTCACGTCTCCTCTTTTATAGAGCTTTCCGTCTGTCTCGGTGTAATGCTTTTCTTTTTCACCGCTAAAATGGACTTCTGAACTTATTGCAAGCGCAACAGACAATTCCGTATCTTGATCCATGCGAACAACACTTCCTTTTTTGGTGTAACCTTGCCTTTAACTTACCTATTATAAAAGATTTCACTGCTCCCATTCAACCTTATGAGTGTACTTTAAGAAAATCATTTCATTTTAGATGTGAATTTATCCAAAAAAAAACGAAAATGAGCGTTTGTTTTGGCATGAGATTTGATTGCGGGTATGATGACAACGAGAAGATAAATGATTTTCTGAGGAGGATGTTGATGAAAAACGAAAGAATTTTATTAGTGAACCGTCCAAAGGGAACACCAGAAAAAAGTGATTTCCGCTTTGAAGCAACAGCAATTCCAGAGCTTGAAAATGATCAAGTATTAGTGAAAACAATCTATCTTTCTGTAGATCCATATATGAGAGGGCGCATGAACGATACAAAATCTTATGTGCCTCCTTTTGAATTGAACGAAGTCATCTCAGGCGGTGTAGTTGGACAGGTAATCCAATCTCGTTCAAGCGAACTGGCTGAAGGCGATTTTGTAATCGGCAACCTCGGCTGGCAAAAATACAATGCCGTAAGTGATGCTTCAGTAAGAAAGCTTGACCCTTCTATTGCACCGCTTACCACAAACCTTGGTGTACTTGGAATGACAGGCTTAACTGCTTATTTCGGCTTGCTTGATATCGGCAACCCGCAAGAAGGTGAAACCGTTGTTGTCAGCGGGGCAGCTGGAGCAGTAGGAACAATCGTCGGCCAGATCGCTAAAATTAAAGGTACCCGAGTTGTTGGGATCGCCGGGTCTGATGAGAAGATTTCATATTTGAAAGATGGATTAGGCTTTGATGAAGCGATCAACTATAAAACAGATGATGTTTATAAAGCGCTGAAGAATGCATGTCCAGATGGTGTGGATGTATATTTTGACAACGTTGGCGGCGAGATTTCCGATCATGTTCTTCGCCAGATCAATAAAGGTGCGCGTATTGCCATCTGCGGACAGATCGCTCTTTATAATTTAGAAAAAATGGACGTAGGACCGCGCATTCAAAGTCAGCTTCTGATTAACAGTGCGCTTATGAAAGGATTTATCGTGAGTGATTATGCGGCTCATTTTGAAGAGGGTGCCGTTCAGCTTGCAAAATGGCTAAAAGAAGGCAAGCTTTCATACAGTGAGAACATTGTTGAAGGCTTCGAGAACACAGTAGATGCCTTTTTAGGACTGTTTTCTGGGGAAAACACCGGAAAACAGCTTGTAAAAGTAGCAGAGCCTGAGAATGTATAAAATAATTAGACATAACTTTTCAGTAAATATTTAACGCGTAATAAAACCAATCCTCTATGGCGGATTGGTCTTTTTATATGAGAGAGATGAAGCATTATTTTTCGACTAATGAATAGCCTATGTATTCAAGAGCAGACTCTATGTCATTGACGAATTTAGTTTTTAATTTATTTAAATCTCTATTGTTAGCCTGTTCCTTGGCAAACGCGGGAGTAACTGCTGTAATGATCGTATCCACACCCATTAAATTTAGTGCGTCGGTCATATGGAAAAGAACTTCCGGGAATTCATTTTCTTCATTAAGAAGCTTAGATAGATCAATAATAAAGTAACTTATTTTATGATTTGCAGCAGCTTGCAGTACTTCCCTCATGATCTGTTCCGAACGTTTGTCATCTACAATACCCTGTAAAGAAAGAATGGATATGCCATTTGTAATTGGGATAATCGGAACACTTAAAAATCCGATATTGTATTTTGTCTGATCTAGCTCAATCATGTGAGATAATATATCAGCTATTGATTTTAGATAGTTAATATCGTCTTCAGAAAAATTTCTTTCTTCTCTGTCCATCACACATAACGTACCGAACACATTTCCATTTAAATCTTTTAACGTCACACCTAAGAAACCTTTGACGTTTAATTGACCAGTAACTTCTAACTCTCTTGTAATAGCATCTTTCATTAAGTTTGTGGTATGCATGACGTCACCTTCATTCATGATGATTAAACGACAATACGTTCCACCGTACTCTACACTGTATCCTTCTGGTATAATCTCTTCTTCTTCATTATAGGAACTGAGGACAGTCATCGCTGTTTCTCCTCTTTTGGTTACATACGTAGTTTTCACATTTAATTGTTTACTAATCAATTTAAACATCTTCTGGGAAACAGACTTCAATGAATAGTAATTAGACATTAAATTTTTCTGATTATCAGTCACTTTATCCCCCCTGAAAAACCTTTAATGTAACTTAATATAGAAATAGTATATCATTAAAGCTTTGATTAAACGAAAAGGCTGACTCATGATTACGAGTCAGCCTTCACTATTTAAACAGGCAGTATCATACTAACCGTCGTTCCTTTGCCTTCCTCACTATGAAACTTAAGCTCACCTTTATGCTCTTTCATAATTTTTGAACTTATCATCAAGCCAAGGCCGGTCCCTTTTTCTTTTGTTGTGTAAAAAGGTTCTCCAAGCTTTTCAAGACGGTCTGCCGGGATTCCGCATCCTTGATCTTTTACGATCAAATGAATGCAATCATCTACCCTTTTTCCTTCAATGGAGATGATTCCACCCTTTGCCATAGAGTCCATGGCGTTTTTAACCACATTGATCAATACTTGCTTCAGTCCATTTTCCTCAGCAGTAATATACGGCAGTTTTTCACACAAGTCACTTTGAATCTCAACATTTTGTACAAGTGCCTCTGGCTGAAGCAATGTTTCTACAAACTCAACGAGCTCCCGAAGCGATGTTTTTTTGTAAGACTTCGCTTGCGGTTTTGCCATCAATAACAGCTGTCCCATGATTTGATCGATGCGGTTCAATTCTTTATGCATAATGTTGTAATAGTTCGCAGCGTCGAGTTGTTCGCATTCCTGAAAAAGCTGAATGAATCCTTTTAAAGAGGTTAAAGGATTTCTGATCTCATGTGCTACCGATGCGGCAAGCAGGCCGACGATCGAAAGTTTATCCGATTGGCGGAGCATTTCTTCAGACTTTTTACGTTCCGATATATCACGGGTAACTCCTATTATCTCAACTACTTTTCCCGTATCATCCGCAATGCTTTTACAAGACGTTTCGATCCAGACGAAATGTCCATTCTTATGCTGCAGCCTGAATTGAACAGTAGCTGTGCATGGTCCTTCCATTAATTGTTCATGACCTTTCCAAGCTGCTTCTTCATCTTCGGGATGGAGCAGCCAATAGCCTGTTTTACCGATTAGCTCTTCCTGCTTTCTACCAAGCAGTATTTCACAAGCAGGAGATACATACGTATATGTGCCGTCCATCGTATGTGTTGTGATCATATCCATCGCATTTTCAGCGAGCAGCCTGTATCTCGCTTCACTCTCTTCCAGCAGCACGCGTGATTCGATCTTTTCCGTTACCTCTCTCCCAAAAACGAGCAGGTTTTTTCGGGAGCCATCCGGATTAAACACAGGAATTTTATAGACATCAAAAAAGCGCGTGCTTCCGTCTTTTGCAGGTACAAATTCTTCACAGCGGACAATTTCCTTCGCCTGCCAGACTTGTTCATCCGTTTCAATACAATATTGAAAGACATCTCGAAAAAAAGGTTTAATCTCTTGAAGGTCAGCATCTGTTTTCCCTGTAAAATCAAATCCTTGCAGTTCAAAAAGCTTGCCGACAAATTCGTTTGCAAACAAGAAGCGACCGTTTCCATCTTTTATCCCAATAAAATCTGGAACGATGTTCATCAGCGTTTTTAATAAGGGCTCCTGGCAGGAGTGAACGACCGAAGGCTGCTCTTTCAATATAAAATACCGGTAGAAATCTTCCTTAACAGGCAGCAAGCCTTCACTAACCTTCACACTTATAAAGCCTTTTGCTGTTAAAAGGTTTCCATCTTCTCCATCTTTGTGACGCAAAACGATTTCATCAATAGACTTTCCTTTTAAAAAAGCTGCGTCTCCTGTCAATTCTAGAAAATGATGATTCACTGCAGCAATATTCATGCTAGGTGCAACAAGCACAACTGCTTCTGAAAGCTGGTCAATAAAATCCTGTATATATTTCATATCTCTTGTAATCGCTTCCATTACGACCATTCCCCCCTTTTTACTGACATTTATCTACTCATAACTATAGCAAAAAAGACTTGAATGCATAACAAATTTCGACATTTTCTGATATTTTTCAATGAAAATGTCATACAAAACACTTATATTTCTTTAAGTTCCCATTGATTTACTTTTATTCTTTCTATATATTTATTCAATGTAGGAGGTCAGACCTCTTATTGTCTATAATCTAAAAGATTGTTGCTTTTAAATCGATTTATTCTGAGAACCTTCGTTTGCAAGTTGATTGGAGCGCAAGGTGCGAGACTCCTCGAAAATGAAAACTCACATTTTCATCGTGCGATGTATCGCTGTCGAAGCTTTCCTTGTCCTGAGGGATTAGCGGGACAGGTGAGACCCCACAGGCATACAAAGCCGAGGAGGCTCACCGCCCGCCCCGCGGAAAGCGAGCATCCTGGTGCGGAAATCAACCACTTCTATAGCAACAATATTACGGAAAGAAACAAATTTAAAAAGTAATGAGGGAATTTTATGGGTGCTATCGGATTATTATTTTCTGGTGCGGCATTGTTTTTGAACAGTTTAATGCTGCTCGGTAAAGCAGAAGAAAAAAGTGTAGCGTTTTTTAATATATTAGTTGGAGCTTTGCAGGTCATTACGCCGCTCTATTTAATCATTACATCTGACCAATCGAACTGGTCAATGTTCAACAATGGGGCTGTTTTTTTATTTGGATTCACCTATCTCTATTTAGGGGCAACGATTTTGAAAGGGTACGATTCCACCGGTCTCGGCTGGTACTCTCTATGGGTTGCGATGATGGCGCTCGTATATGCAGTAGTTTTTTACATTCAAGAAAACGATGCACTTAACGCTCTTATTTGGGTGATGTGGGCATTTTTATGGTGCTTGTTCTATTTATCATCTGCTCTCAAAAAGCCTTATGAAGCTTACATTGGAAGAGTCGCTTTTGTTCAGTCATGGGTAACATTAACGCTTCCATCTCTATTCATGCTGCTTGATATTTGGCAAGTTGCAAAGCTGCAGCAAATTTGGATCTATGTTTGTTTAGCATCATCCGTATATTTTGCAGTGGAAGCTATTCTGTTCTTTAAAGGGAGAAAGCAAGAACAGCTTCAGGAATTAGCGCAATAGCAGGTTTGAAAGCTATCCCGTTTTGTAGGGGGTAGCTTTTTTGTTTGAGTAGAGATGTATGGGTATACGGCGCGCGAAATTTGTCACAGAATGTCGACTCCTGGTTATTTTCTGTTATCCGTGGAATTAAATATGATTACCCTGTAATAAAAACCCTTTACTCTGTAATAAAGTCTTTTAATGTGGGATTATTCGCCCTCATACCCGACACGGTATAATTAAAGAACAGTTTCTTTTCACCGAAACTGTACCTATTTTATTAAAAACAAAAGGATGCAGCCCCCAAAACGGAACTGCATCCTTTTTTTCTAGAAAAATAGTTATTATTTCACCCAGCCAAGCAAGATTTCACGAAGAAATTTGCTTGCTGCGATTGGTGTTTGTTCTGAAGGGTCATAAATGGGAGCTACCTCTACTAAATCAGCTCCAATAATGTTGATGTCTGCTTTCGCGATCAGCTGAATCGCTTCAAGAAGCTCTTTAGATGTAATTCCGCCCGCTTCTGCCGTTCCTGTTCCAGGTGCTGCAGATGGGTCAAGCACATCGATGTCGATCGTCACATAAACGTTGCGTCCTTTTAACGTCGGAAGAACTTCTTTCAGTGGCTCAGCAACGTCAAACTTATACATATGCATGCCGCTTGTTTTAGCGAATTCGAACTCTTCACGCATGCCTGAACGGATTCCAAAAGAATACACGTTTTCTGCTCCGATTAGATCACAAACTTTGCGAATCGGCGTTGAGTGAGATAACACTTCCCCTTCATACTGCTCGCGAAGATCAGCATGTGCATCAATATGGATTACGACATAGTCATCATATTTTTGCTTCAGTGCTTTAAAAACAGGCCATGTTACAAGGTGTTCTCCACCCATGCCGAGCGGGAACTTGTTGTCGGCTAATAGTGTAGAAACGTACTCTTCAATCATATCCAATGAACGCTGAGGATTTCCGAACGGCAATGGAATATCTCCTGCATCGAAGTAGTTCACTTCTTCAAGATGCTTGTCCATGTACGGGCTGTATTCTTCCAATCCTAGTGACGCCTCGCGTATTCTAGCAGGACCAAAACGGCTGCCAGGGCGGAAGGAAACAGTCCAGTCCATCGGCATTCCGTAAAGTACTGCATCTGCCGTTTTATAATCAGGCTTGCTTAAAATAAATACATTTCCAGAATAAGCTTCATCAAAACGCATAAGTTTTACACTCCTTATATGTAAAATATGGGGAGCTCTTGTAAAAGCTCCCCTCTCACTTTTTATTTCAATAGGTCACTTACAAACTTCGGCAATGCAAATGCAGCAGTGTGAAGCTGTGGTGTCCAATATTTCGTTTCGATATCGTGGAAACGCTCAGCTGGTACTTCTAATGGATCGTGTTTCTTTGAACCAATCGTGAATGTCCAAAGTCCGCTTGGGTAAGTCGGGATGTTTGCTGTGTAAAGACGAGTGATCGGGAAGATCTCGCTAACGTCACTGAAAACTTGAGAGATCAACTCAGGTGTGAACCAAGGGTTGTCTGTTTGCGCAACGAAGATTCCGTCTTCTTTAAGTGCTTTAGAGATTCCTTCATAGAAACCTTTTTCAAATAGCTTTGCAGCAGGTCCAACAGGCTCAGTTGAGTCTACCATAATAACGTCATACTCGTTCTCGCTTGTTGCGATGTGCATGAAGCCGTCGTCCACTTTTACTTCAACACGCGGGTTCTCTAAGTCAACAGCGATTTCAGGCAAATACTTTTTAGAGTACTCGATTACTTTTCCGTCGATCTCAACAAGCACTGCTTTTTCAACAGATGGGTGCTTAAGAACTTCACGGATTACTCCGCCGTCTCCTCCGCCAACTACTAAAACGTGCTTAGGATTTGGATGCGTGAAAAGAGGTACATGCGCTACCATCTCGTGGTAAACGAACTCGTCTTTTTGTGTCGTCATTACCATGCCATCAAGGATCAGCATGTTTCCGAATTCTTCTGTTTCAACCATATCAAGCTTTTGAAATTCTGTTTGCTCAGATACGTATGTTTTGTTAATCTTCATCGTAATTCCGAAGTTTTCTGTTTGTTTTTCAGTAAACCAAATACTCATGTTGGTCTCACTCCTAATATATATTTGAAATGCCAGGCATCGTTGTTTCGTTCTTTTACAAACAAAATGATTATAGCATTCCAGGACCTAAGATTCCAAATCATTTTTTTAGAGAAATGAACACCGAGAAATCATGACATTTCATAATACGCCCACTCTCAATGATTCCCTATTCTGCTCATCCTAAAAATAGTACATTCACCCTGTTTCTTTTGGCTGACTTTTAACATGCCATTAAATGATATAATGAAGAAAGCGTTCAGAAGGACAGACGGCCGGCGCATTCCCTTTTTTTAAACTGAAGCTGGACATCTCGCTGTATTTGCAGCTTACAGTTAAGGGGGGTGATGCCTCTGACGATCTTTGAGGCGTTGATGTTTGCGGTCGCTTTTAGCTCGCTTATCGTTACTGTCCTTACGTCTAAAAATAAATAGGCCTCTGTCACACGTGTAAAGGCATCCGGGTTTTCGTTTAGAAGACCCGGCCTCGCTTTTCCGGCTCGTGTGTACCTTCTGGCGCGCCATTCGTCCGTGTATTTTGCACGGGCGTTTTTTATTGAAAGTGGTTGATTTCCGCTCCAGGTGCTCGCTTTCCGCGGGGCGTGCGGTGAGCCCCCTAGGCTCTTCAAGCCTGCAGGGCCTCACCTGTCCCGCTAATCCCGCAGGAGTCTCGCACCTTCCGCTCCAATCAACTATTCAACGATGAACATTAATAAAACATCAAAAAATAACAACCTTTTGAAAGAGACTTCCTTGTGATACACCTAGTCCCCTACCTAGCTGGATAGTGCTTCCGTCCTGCTAACTCTCTAACTTGTATAAATTCCCATTCACAAAAACGTCAAAAATTATCGAAAAATGTCGAAACGTGTATTAAACTGATTTTTGAGAATTATATAAAAACTTTCAGGGAGGAATTCTATGAACATTGCTAATGAGTTTATCGGCTTTATGAACAACTTGTTATGGACGTATGTCATTGTCGGGGGATTACTTGGACTTGGCGTTTATTTCTCCGTTAAAACAAAGTTTGTTCAGCTTCGCATGATCAAGGAAATGTTTCGTATTCTGACAGACAAAGCGATGGTTACTACAGAGGGTAAAAAAGGAGTCTCATCTTTCCAGTCATTCTGTATTGGAGCTGCTACACGTATTGGTACGGGTAACTTAGCCGGTGTCGCAATCGCTATTGCGATCGGTGGTCCTGGAGCTATCTTCTGGATGTGGGTTGTTGCTCTCTTTGGTGGAGCGACAAGTTTTATTGAAAGTACACTTGCACAAGTTTACAAAATTAAGGATAAAGAAGGCTTTAGAGGCGGACCTGCTTATTACATGCAAAAAGCTTTAAACGCCCGCTGGCTTGGCATCATTTTTGCTTTCTTTATTGCATTGGCATTCGGATTAATCTTTAACGCGGTTCAATCCAATACCATTTCTTTAGCTTTTGAATCTGCATTTGGAACAAACCGTACTGTTATTGGACTAGCTTTAGTCGGACTTACAGCACTTGTTATTTTTGGCGGAGTGAAGCGTATCGCTAAAGTTTCGGAAGTTATCGTTCCGATTATGGCAGGGTTCTATATCATCTTAGGTCTATATGTAATGGCTACAAACATCTCACAAGTACCTGCAGTGTTTGCATTAATATTCAAGAGTGCTTTTGGACTTGAACAGGCAGTCGGCGGAGGAATTGGTGCTGCCATCATGAATGGTGTAAAACGGGGATTATTCTCAAACGAAGCCGGTATGGGAAGTGCACCGAACGCAGCTGCTACAGCTGTAGTCAGCCACCCGGCAAAACAAGGATTAATTCAAACACTTGGTGTATTTGTTGATACGTTGCTAGTATGTAGTGCTACTGGCTTCATCATCCTTATGGGAGATGCTTATGGAAAATCAGATCTTACTGGGATCGAACTGCTTCAAGCATCACTTGAATCACATGTAGGAGGCTGGGCTGGTATCTTTATTGCGATCTCTATCTTCCTGTTTGCCTACAGCTCCATTATCGGAAGCTACTATTATGGTGAAACAAATATTGAATTCATTAAAAAGAGTAAAACAAATATCTTCATCTACCGTATTGCTGTGCTTGGCATGGTCATGTTCGGCGCGTTAGCGAGCCTTCAGATCGTTTGGGATTTAGCAGACTTGTCAATGGCATTCATGGCAACGATCAACCTTGTAGCACTTGCGCTATTAGGGAAACTTGCCTTTAAAGTATTGCGTCATTATCTCGAACAGCGAAAACGCGGAAAAGACCCAGTGTTCTATGCAGACAGCATCCCTGAACTTGGCGAACTCGAAGCATGGGAAAAGGCACCTGTTAAAGAAGAACAGCGAGTTTCATAATGTACGAAAAAAAGCACCCGCTCTGGGTGCTTTTTCTTATTTCACAACCGCCCTAAGAGCTGTTTTGTCCGCTCTTTCGCGTTTGCCATCACTTTTTCTTCGTCTATCGTTTTAAGCTCTCGGCCTCGCATCACGATTTCCCCATCGATGATCACTGTATCAACATCTTGTCCAGTCGCTGCATACACGAGCAGATTTGCCGTTTCATGACCAGGCGTTAGATGCAGTTTGTTCATATCCATCAAGATCAAATCTGCTTTTTTACCAACCGTTAATGATCCTGTTTCTTCGCCTATCCCTAAAATGTCTGCTCCGTTTTGTGTCGCCATCGTTAGTACATCATGGGCACTCAAAACTGCAGCGTCTTCATATTTCAGCTTTTGGAACCAACTTGCTGCTTTCATTTCAAAAAACAGATCAAGTGAACTTGCGCTAGCCGGTCCATCTGTTCCAAGCCCCACCTTAATCCCAGATTCAAGCAGTCTCTTAACATCGCTTATGCCGCATCCGAGTTTCGCATTGCTGACTGGATTGTGAATAATCCCTCCTGAAACAGACTCAAGAATTTTATAATCATCATTATTAAAGTGAACACCGTGTGCAAGCAGAACTGGCCGTTCGAAAACACCTGCCTGCTGCAAATATTGAACAGGTCTCGTTTTATATTTTTCCTGAATCATGCGTTCTTCGTCTTTCGTCTCTGCAAGATGAATATGCAATGGTACGTCCTTCTCTTTAGAAAGTCCGACTGCTGCTTTCAAAAAGTCTGGAGGACACATATACGGAGAATGCGGAGCGATCATCGTTGTCACTCTGCCATTGCCTTTCCCGTGCCATCGGTCAACAACATCAGCAGCTTCTCGCAAACGCCCTTCATAATTATCATCCATCGCGATAAGCCCGCGTGCAATGACTGCCCGGATTCCAGATTCCACTGCAGCTTCAGCTACTTGATCCATTCCGATATACATATCTGCATATGCCGTCGTTCCGCCCTTAATCATCTCTGCCATTGATAAAAGAGCTCCCCAGTACCGGTCTTCGTCGATCATTTTCATTTCAAGAGGCAGCATCTTTTCGTTCAGCCATGTCATAAGCGGCACATCATCACTATAGCAGCGCAATAACGACATCGGCGTATGTTGATGACCA
This genomic interval carries:
- a CDS encoding alanine/glycine:cation symporter family protein is translated as MNIANEFIGFMNNLLWTYVIVGGLLGLGVYFSVKTKFVQLRMIKEMFRILTDKAMVTTEGKKGVSSFQSFCIGAATRIGTGNLAGVAIAIAIGGPGAIFWMWVVALFGGATSFIESTLAQVYKIKDKEGFRGGPAYYMQKALNARWLGIIFAFFIALAFGLIFNAVQSNTISLAFESAFGTNRTVIGLALVGLTALVIFGGVKRIAKVSEVIVPIMAGFYIILGLYVMATNISQVPAVFALIFKSAFGLEQAVGGGIGAAIMNGVKRGLFSNEAGMGSAPNAAATAVVSHPAKQGLIQTLGVFVDTLLVCSATGFIILMGDAYGKSDLTGIELLQASLESHVGGWAGIFIAISIFLFAYSSIIGSYYYGETNIEFIKKSKTNIFIYRIAVLGMVMFGALASLQIVWDLADLSMAFMATINLVALALLGKLAFKVLRHYLEQRKRGKDPVFYADSIPELGELEAWEKAPVKEEQRVS
- a CDS encoding NADP-dependent oxidoreductase; this translates as MLMKNERILLVNRPKGTPEKSDFRFEATAIPELENDQVLVKTIYLSVDPYMRGRMNDTKSYVPPFELNEVISGGVVGQVIQSRSSELAEGDFVIGNLGWQKYNAVSDASVRKLDPSIAPLTTNLGVLGMTGLTAYFGLLDIGNPQEGETVVVSGAAGAVGTIVGQIAKIKGTRVVGIAGSDEKISYLKDGLGFDEAINYKTDDVYKALKNACPDGVDVYFDNVGGEISDHVLRQINKGARIAICGQIALYNLEKMDVGPRIQSQLLINSALMKGFIVSDYAAHFEEGAVQLAKWLKEGKLSYSENIVEGFENTVDAFLGLFSGENTGKQLVKVAEPENV
- a CDS encoding GAF domain-containing protein: MTDNQKNLMSNYYSLKSVSQKMFKLISKQLNVKTTYVTKRGETAMTVLSSYNEEEEIIPEGYSVEYGGTYCRLIIMNEGDVMHTTNLMKDAITRELEVTGQLNVKGFLGVTLKDLNGNVFGTLCVMDREERNFSEDDINYLKSIADILSHMIELDQTKYNIGFLSVPIIPITNGISILSLQGIVDDKRSEQIMREVLQAAANHKISYFIIDLSKLLNEENEFPEVLFHMTDALNLMGVDTIITAVTPAFAKEQANNRDLNKLKTKFVNDIESALEYIGYSLVEK
- a CDS encoding PAS domain-containing sensor histidine kinase, yielding MEAITRDMKYIQDFIDQLSEAVVLVAPSMNIAAVNHHFLELTGDAAFLKGKSIDEIVLRHKDGEDGNLLTAKGFISVKVSEGLLPVKEDFYRYFILKEQPSVVHSCQEPLLKTLMNIVPDFIGIKDGNGRFLFANEFVGKLFELQGFDFTGKTDADLQEIKPFFRDVFQYCIETDEQVWQAKEIVRCEEFVPAKDGSTRFFDVYKIPVFNPDGSRKNLLVFGREVTEKIESRVLLEESEARYRLLAENAMDMITTHTMDGTYTYVSPACEILLGRKQEELIGKTGYWLLHPEDEEAAWKGHEQLMEGPCTATVQFRLQHKNGHFVWIETSCKSIADDTGKVVEIIGVTRDISERKKSEEMLRQSDKLSIVGLLAASVAHEIRNPLTSLKGFIQLFQECEQLDAANYYNIMHKELNRIDQIMGQLLLMAKPQAKSYKKTSLRELVEFVETLLQPEALVQNVEIQSDLCEKLPYITAEENGLKQVLINVVKNAMDSMAKGGIISIEGKRVDDCIHLIVKDQGCGIPADRLEKLGEPFYTTKEKGTGLGLMISSKIMKEHKGELKFHSEEGKGTTVSMILPV
- a CDS encoding amidohydrolase encodes the protein MLIQNIRYMTVAEDGKWTVNSGEILIKDNKIENIGNFTYEESIEKVDGKGMLTLPGLVNGHQHTPMSLLRCYSDDVPLMTWLNEKMLPLEMKMIDEDRYWGALLSMAEMIKGGTTAYADMYIGMDQVAEAAVESGIRAVIARGLIAMDDNYEGRLREAADVVDRWHGKGNGRVTTMIAPHSPYMCPPDFLKAAVGLSKEKDVPLHIHLAETKDEERMIQEKYKTRPVQYLQQAGVFERPVLLAHGVHFNNDDYKILESVSGGIIHNPVSNAKLGCGISDVKRLLESGIKVGLGTDGPASASSLDLFFEMKAASWFQKLKYEDAAVLSAHDVLTMATQNGADILGIGEETGSLTVGKKADLILMDMNKLHLTPGHETANLLVYAATGQDVDTVIIDGEIVMRGRELKTIDEEKVMANAKERTKQLLGRL
- the speB gene encoding agmatinase, coding for MRFDEAYSGNVFILSKPDYKTADAVLYGMPMDWTVSFRPGSRFGPARIREASLGLEEYSPYMDKHLEEVNYFDAGDIPLPFGNPQRSLDMIEEYVSTLLADNKFPLGMGGEHLVTWPVFKALKQKYDDYVVIHIDAHADLREQYEGEVLSHSTPIRKVCDLIGAENVYSFGIRSGMREEFEFAKTSGMHMYKFDVAEPLKEVLPTLKGRNVYVTIDIDVLDPSAAPGTGTAEAGGITSKELLEAIQLIAKADINIIGADLVEVAPIYDPSEQTPIAASKFLREILLGWVK
- a CDS encoding AmiS/UreI family transporter; translated protein: MGAIGLLFSGAALFLNSLMLLGKAEEKSVAFFNILVGALQVITPLYLIITSDQSNWSMFNNGAVFLFGFTYLYLGATILKGYDSTGLGWYSLWVAMMALVYAVVFYIQENDALNALIWVMWAFLWCLFYLSSALKKPYEAYIGRVAFVQSWVTLTLPSLFMLLDIWQVAKLQQIWIYVCLASSVYFAVEAILFFKGRKQEQLQELAQ
- the speE gene encoding polyamine aminopropyltransferase; amino-acid sequence: MSIWFTEKQTENFGITMKINKTYVSEQTEFQKLDMVETEEFGNMLILDGMVMTTQKDEFVYHEMVAHVPLFTHPNPKHVLVVGGGDGGVIREVLKHPSVEKAVLVEIDGKVIEYSKKYLPEIAVDLENPRVEVKVDDGFMHIATSENEYDVIMVDSTEPVGPAAKLFEKGFYEGISKALKEDGIFVAQTDNPWFTPELISQVFSDVSEIFPITRLYTANIPTYPSGLWTFTIGSKKHDPLEVPAERFHDIETKYWTPQLHTAAFALPKFVSDLLK